Proteins co-encoded in one Megalops cyprinoides isolate fMegCyp1 chromosome 1, fMegCyp1.pri, whole genome shotgun sequence genomic window:
- the LOC118777245 gene encoding complement C3-like has translation MDKMLVDLVWLAVLALSLPALSQSDPLFVFIAPNLLRVGSKENVFVEAQEYAGGDLNVEIMVKNFPAKTREIFSKTVTLTAANNFQALQEILIPDDDDIFDKASHRQQFVYLQAKFPQRQLEKVILLSFQSGYIFVQTDKTIYTPASTVHYRLFALNPGLQPVTSSVSVEIMTPDGITIQKHVVHTDNGTRSGQYKLPEIVSIGTWKVVSRFQHTPQKNFTADFQVKEYVLPSFEVKIVPEQAFFYIDDAELSVDLTARYLYGNDVTGKAFVVFGVLTEEGEKKSFPASLQKVDVISGKGKATLRREHILKSFPDINQLLQLSLYVSVSVLTSSGSEMVEAEKRGVLIVTSPYSIHFHKTPTYFKPGMPFQVRVYVTNPDGSPAKEVPLEVTPGQNLAKTEENGFAVLKINTQRSVNSLSITVRTKVPGLPKQQQAEKNMTAQAYKTQLGEGSNNYLHIGIQAGELKIGQNPSIDIYLGDVRDDQLQNKHLTYLIISKGQLVHASRYKTMSGHSVMTISLPVTKDMIPSFRFVAYYHVGTEVVSDSVWVDVKDTCMGTLEITVPQRTYEPGKPFSLTITGDPGAKVGLVAVDKGVYVLNSHHRLTQTKIWDVVEKHDIGCTAGSGADSMAVFYDAGLVFESNFCGTKSRTDPQCPVHPKARRRRSLSLIDLKTSLASNYSGLAKECCKDGMVESLMGYTCERRSQFIIDGEECVKAFLHCCSEVDRRHEEAKTEQLLLARSDEVDDYISSDDIVSRTQFPESWLWEEETLPQCPPDRRDCVSTSVTKKHYLKDSITTWEITAVSLSKTHGICVADPLEMRVRKDFFIDLKLPYAAVRNEQLEVKAVLYNYLEEEIKVRVELMETEEVCSAASRKRKYRMDGIEMDPMSSRAVPFVIIPMALGQHSIEVKAAVFDSSLTDGVKKDLRVVAEGVKTTKEIQTVVLKPSDHGGVQVEKIKPVKLTSQVPESPAHTHISVTGEVLSQTIQAAISGQPMGSLITQPTGCGEQNMISMTSPVIATHYLDKTGQWDKVGVDRRAQAIKYIQMGYTQQLAYRKTDGSYAAWIKRPSSTWLTAYVAKVFSMAYSLISIQEDVICNALKWLVLNAQQPDGIFKEDAPVYHGEMVGDVRGKDADASMTAFVLIAMQEARAICVERVNRLPDSMKKASEFLSRRINTLTNPYAVAMTSYALALEGKHQLPTLLRFASADKTHWPVPGGNLFTLEATGYALMALVKAKEFDQAGRVVKWLTEQRFHGGGYGSTQATIVVFQAVAEYMMEVSDVQEIDLQVSLDISGRSRPVKWTFTNETAHVTRSEKTLVEQDLKVTATGSGQGTMSVVTLYHALPEDNNTDCKNFDLQVKIEKQPEVGDENALETYKMTIEMTYLSPDNATMSILDITMLTGFTADEKDLERLTSGRDRYVQKIETDKQLSDKGSLIFYLDKVSNMLSDKVVFRVHKMTEVGLLQPAAVTLYEYYAMENRCMKFYHPQKKGGALNRICHEEVCRCAEENCSFQRKQRADDLDRATSACEAGMDYAYKAKVLHTDLTPTLDRFTIRVEEVIKEGTDTGVTGKERIFMAHPYCREAIDLTEGKTYLIMGKSDDLIRGEDRLLYMLGGGTWIEYWPTEAECQEPQYRDTCLGITTAAADLQTFGCPT, from the exons ATGGACAAGATGCTGGTGGACCTGGTGTGGCTGGCTGTGCTggctctgtctcttcctgcGCTCTCTCAGAGTGATCCACT gtttgttttcattgcGCCAAACCTGCTGCGGGTGGGCAGCAAGGAGAATGTCTTTGTGGAGGCGCAGGAGTATGCAGGAGGTGACCTCAATGTGGAAATTATGGTGAAGAACTTTCCAGCAAAAACCCGAGAGATCTTCTCCAAGACTGTGACGCTGACTGCAGCCAACAACTTCCAGGCTCTGCAGGAAATCCTA atcccagatgatgatgatatttttGACAAAGCGTCACATCGCCAACAGTTTGTCTATCTGCAAGCAAAGTTTCCCCAGCGTCAGCTGGAGAAAGtcattcttctctctttccaATCTGGATACATATTTGTGCAGACGGATAAGACCATCTATACTCCAGCGAGCACTG TTCATTACAGGCTCTTTGCCTTGAACCCTGGTCTGCAGCCAGTCACAtccagtgtttctgtggaaatcaTG ACTCCTGATGGAATCACAATTCAGAAACACGTTGTTCATACAGACAATGGGACAAGATCTGGACAGTACAAACTTCCAGAGATTGTCag TATAGGGACCTGGAAGGTGGTGTCAAGATTCCAACACACCCCACAGAAGAATTTTACAGCTGATTTCCAGGTGAAGGAGTATG TGTTGCCAAGTTTTGAGGTCAAGATTGTGCCAGAACAGGCTTTTTTCTACATTGATGATGCCGAGCTGTCTGTCGACCTAACCGCAAG GTACCTCTATGGGAACGATGTAACAGGGAAGGCATTTGTGGTGTTCGGAGTGCTGACCgaagaaggagagaagaagagtTTCCCTGCATCTCTACAGAAAGTGGAT GTCATCTCAGGAAAGGGCAAGGCCACGCTGAGAAGAGAGCATATTCTGAAATCCTTCCCAGACATCAACCAGCTCCTTCAGTTGTCCTTatatgtgtctgtcagtgtacTGACAAGCAGTG GCAGTGAAATGGTGGAGGCAGAGAAGAGGGGAGTCCTGATAGTGACCTCACCCTACAGCATCCACTTCCACAAGACTCCCACCTACTTTAAACCAGGGATGCCATTTCAAGtcagg GTTTACGTCACAAACCCAGATGGCAGCCCTGCCAAAGAAGTTCCTTTGGAGGTGACACCAGGACAAAATCTGGCCAAGACCGAGGAAAACGGGTTTGCCGTGTTGAAAATCAACACACAAAGATCGGTTAACAGTCTGTCAATCACT GTGAGGACTAAAGTACCTGGCCTACCTAAACAGCAGCaggctgaaaaaaacatgacagcccAAGCTTACAAGACACAGCTTGGAGAAGGCTCCAACAACTACCTGCATATTGGCATCCAGGCAGGTGAGCTGAAGATTGGACAAAATCCAAGCATCGACATCTATCTGGGGGATGTCCGTGATGACCAGCTTCAGAACAAACACCTCACCTACCTG ATAATAAGCAAAGGCCAACTTGTCCATGCATCAAGGTATAAAACAATGAGTGGACACTCAGTGATGACGATATCGCTTCCAGTAACTAAGGACATGATCCCCTCCTTCCGCTTCGTGGCGTACTACCATGTGGGAACAGAGGTGGTGTCAGACTCTGTCTGGGTGGACGTGAAGGACACCTGCATGGGAACG CTCGAAATTACTGTACCACAGAGAACTTATGAGCCTGGCAAGCCCTTCAGCTTGACCATCACCGGTGACCCAGGTGCTAAAGTGGGACTTGTGGCTGTGGACAAAGGAGTTTATGTCCTCAATAGTCATCACAGATTGACACAAACAAAG ATCTGGGATGTCGTTGAAAAGCACGATATTGGCTGTACGGCAGGAAGTGGCGCAGACAGCATGGCAGTTTTCTATGATGCTGGACTGGTGTTTGAATCCAATTTTTGTGGAACCAAATCCAGAACAG ACCCCCAATGCCCTGTTCACCCTAAGGCTCGCAGACGGCGCTCACTCTCACTGATCGACCTGAAAACGTCACTAG CAAGTAATTACTCTGGGCTGGCGAAGGAGTGCTGTAAGGATGGAATGGTGGAGAGTCTGATGGGCTACACATGTGAGCGGCGCTCCCAGTTCATCATCGATGGAGAAGAGTGCGTGAAAGCCTTCCTGCACTGCTGTTCAGAGGTGGACAGAAGACACGAGGAGGCCAAAACAGAGCAGCTGCTCCTGGCACGCA GTGACGAAGTGGATGACTATATCAGCAGTGATGACATTGTGTCCCGCACGCAGTTCCCTGAGAGCTGGCTATGGGAGGAGGAGACACTGCCGCAGTGCCCCCCAGACAGGAGAGATTG TGTATCCACATCAGTGACAAAGAAACATTATCTGAAGGACTCCATCACCACCTGGGAAATCACTGCTGTCAGCCTGTCCAAAACTCATG GAATCTGCGTGGCAGATCCCCTTGAGATGAGAGTGAGGAAAGACTTCTTCATCGACCTGAAGCTGCCGTACGCTGCAGTACGGAACGAGCAGTTGGAAGTCAAAGCTGTGCTATACAATTACCTTGAAGAGGAAATAAAG GTTCGGGTGGAGctgatggagacagaggaggtgtGCAGTGCAGCCAGCAGGAAGCGGAAGTATCGCATGGATGGTATTGAAATGGACCCCATGTCCTCACGCGCGGTCCCCTTTGTCATCATCCCTATGGCCCTGGGACAGCACTCCATTGAGGTCAAGGCTGCTGTCTTTGACTCCAGTCTCACCGATGGTGTCAAAAAGGATCTTCGTGTGGTG GCTGAAGGAGTGAAAACCACAAAGGAAATTCAAACCGTGGTTCTAAAGCCGTCTGACCATG GTGGGGTCCAGGTGGAGAAGATCAAACCTGTGAAGCTGACCTCCCAGGTGCCAGAATCACCTGCACATACTCACATCAGTGTAACAG GTGAGGTTCTGAGTCAGACCATTCAAGCCGCCATCAGTGGCCAACCCATGGGCAGCCTCATAACCCAGCCCACAGGCTGTGGCGAGCAGAACATGATCAGCATGACCAGCCCTGTCATCGCCACACACTACCTGGACAAAACCGGCCAGTGGGACAAAGTGGGAGTAGATCGTCGTGCCCAAGCCATCAAATACATCCAAATGG GATACACACAACAGCTGGCATATCGCAAAACTGATGGCTCTTACGCCGCTTGGATCAAAAGACCATCCAGCACCTG GCTGACAGCATATGTAGCCAAAGTGTTCAGCATGGCATACAGTCTCATCAGCATCCAGGAGGATGTGATCTGTAACGCCCTCAAGTGGCTGGTCCTGAATGCACAGCAGCCAGATGGCATTTTCAAAGAAGATGCCCCAGTTTACCACGGAGAAATGGTG GGTGATGTGCGTGGGAAAGACGCTGACGCGTCCATGACTGCGTTCGTCCTGATTGCCATGCAAGAGGCACGTGCCATCTGTGTGGAGAGAGTAAAT AGGCTGCCTGACAGCATGAAGAAAGCCAGTGAGTTCCTGTCTCGCAGAATCAACACCCTGACCAACCCCTACGCTGTGGCCATGACCTCCTACGCTCTGGCCCTCGAGGGAAAGCACCAGCTGCCCACCCTGCTCCGCTTCGCATCCGCTG ACAAAACGCATTGGCCAGTCCCTGGAGGTAACCTGTTCACCCTGGAGGCCACAGGCTATGCTCTGATGGCTCTGGTCAAGGCCAAGGAGTTTGACCAGGCAGGTCGTGTGGTGAAATGGTTGACTGAGCAGAGGTTCCATGGTGGAGGCTATGGGTCCACCCAG GCCACCATCGTAGTCTTCCAGGCTGTGGCTGAGTACATGATGGAAGTGTCCGACGTGCAGGAAATCGACTTACAAGTGAGCCTTGACATCAGTGGTCGTTCCAGACCTGTCAAGTGGACCTTCACCAATGAGACGGCTCATGTGACTCGCTCGGAGAAG ACTCTGGTTGAACAAGACCTGAAAGTCACTGCCACAGGATCTGGCCAAGGGACCATGTCC GTGGTGACATTATACCATGCTTTGCCAGAGGACAACAACACAGACTGCAAGAACTTTGACCTGCAAGTGAAGATAGAGAAACAGCCAGAAG ttgGTGATGAGAACGCACTGGAAACATACAAGATGACAATTGAGATGAC gtaCCTGTCCCCAGACAATGCCACCATGTCTATTCTGGATATTACCATGCTCACGGGATTCACAGCAGACGAGAAAGATCTCGAAAGG TTAACCTCTGGAAGAGACCGGTACGTCCAGAAGAttgagacagacaaacagctgtCTGACAAGGGCTCCCTCATTTTCTACCTGGATAAG GTCTCTAACATGCTGTCTGACAAAGTGGTCTTCAGGGTACACAAGATGACCGAAGTGGGGCTGCTTCAACCAGCTGCTGTCACCCTGTACGAGTACTATGCTATGG AAAACCGCTGCATGAAGTTTTACCACCCGCAGAAGAAAGGTGGAGCCCTGAACAGGATCTGCCATGAGGAGGTGTGCCGGTGTGCGGAAG AGAACTGCAGTTTCCAGAGGAAACAGAGAGCTGATGATTTGGACCGTGCGACATCAGCCTGTGAAGCTGGCATGGACTATG CTTACAAAGCCAAAGTGCTTCACACTGACCTGACTCCAACTTTAGACCGCTTCACAATTCGGGTAGAGGAAGTCATCAAAGAAG gcACTGACACTGGTGTGACTGGGAAAGAGCGCATATTTATGGCCCATCCCTACTGCAGAGAGGCAATAGATCTGACAGAAGGAAAGACCTACCTGATCATGGGCAAATCTGACGACCTcatcagaggagaggacag GTTGCTGTACATGCTGGGTGGAGGCACCTGGATTGAGTACTGGCCCACGGAGGCAGAGTGCCAGGAACCTCAGTACCGTGATACCTGCCTTGGCATCACCACTGCCGCTGCAGATCTCCAAACCTTCGGATGTCCCACCTAA